In one window of Cytophagaceae bacterium ABcell3 DNA:
- a CDS encoding sigma-70 family RNA polymerase sigma factor — protein sequence MQNTDGKEIIDAIKSGNNQFVLARLYKTVLPNVLNYIIKNSGDEEEAKDIFQDAVLVFYNQVKMGKFNEKYEIGGFIFTVAKNLWINRAKRKSRMSRMLADTDVFDDNNVLKDLITKEKSSAISEMLGKIDKDCRKLLRYSTYEKLSMKEICAKMGFSSENVAKTYNYRCKQKLVKLVKNNQSVMELFRS from the coding sequence ATGCAAAACACTGATGGAAAAGAAATAATTGACGCTATTAAGTCGGGCAATAATCAGTTTGTATTGGCTAGGTTATATAAAACTGTTCTTCCCAATGTACTTAATTATATAATCAAAAACAGTGGGGACGAGGAGGAGGCTAAGGATATTTTTCAGGACGCTGTTTTGGTGTTTTATAATCAAGTAAAAATGGGAAAGTTCAATGAGAAATATGAAATAGGTGGATTTATCTTTACTGTTGCCAAGAATCTTTGGATTAATCGGGCAAAAAGAAAGAGTCGGATGTCGAGGATGTTAGCTGATACAGATGTGTTTGATGACAATAATGTTTTAAAAGATCTGATAACCAAAGAAAAATCTTCGGCCATTTCTGAAATGCTGGGAAAAATTGATAAAGATTGTAGAAAACTTCTGAGGTATTCCACTTATGAAAAATTGAGCATGAAAGAGATTTGTGCAAAGATGGGTTTTTCAAGTGAAAATGTTGCCAAAACCTATAATTATAGGTGCAAGCAGAAGCTGGTAAAGCTGGTAAAGAATAACCAAAGTGTAATGGAATTATTTAGATCATGA
- a CDS encoding SDR family NAD(P)-dependent oxidoreductase → MRFEGKVAIVTGGATGIGEAVAKKIASEGGKIIIVGLSDDPVKEVVDEIREDYKAEAIGLIKDLGNKKEAKEVVEAAIDRFGKLDVLISNASILPEYSPLAAYEDENFENLIHANIRSTYYTIKAALPELRKSKGSIVASGSVAGIDGLPQSASYAGTKAFIHAFVKSVAVEEGPNGIRANVVCPGPITTEMTSPEKGAMNEELNKQMKNGTVFGRKGTAEEAANVYAFLASEEATFVTGSLYKVDGAMTLTTGLVGEKASDEVKENPKGKLMLKHEVEPEQTYTV, encoded by the coding sequence ATGAGATTTGAAGGAAAAGTGGCTATTGTTACAGGAGGTGCTACAGGTATTGGTGAGGCGGTTGCTAAAAAGATCGCTTCTGAAGGTGGTAAAATTATTATAGTAGGTCTGTCTGATGACCCTGTTAAGGAAGTTGTTGATGAAATTAGAGAGGATTATAAGGCAGAAGCTATTGGGTTGATCAAAGACCTTGGAAATAAAAAAGAGGCTAAAGAAGTTGTAGAAGCAGCCATAGACAGGTTTGGCAAGTTAGATGTGTTAATTTCTAATGCGAGTATATTGCCAGAATACAGTCCGTTGGCAGCGTATGAGGACGAGAATTTTGAAAACTTGATCCACGCTAATATCAGAAGTACTTATTATACCATTAAGGCAGCTCTGCCGGAATTGAGAAAGTCTAAAGGAAGCATAGTAGCATCTGGCTCTGTGGCTGGTATAGATGGCTTGCCACAGTCAGCTTCTTATGCAGGAACAAAAGCTTTTATACATGCATTTGTTAAATCTGTAGCGGTGGAAGAAGGCCCTAATGGCATACGTGCCAATGTGGTTTGCCCAGGACCAATAACTACAGAAATGACTAGCCCAGAAAAAGGTGCTATGAATGAAGAGTTAAATAAACAAATGAAGAACGGCACTGTTTTCGGACGCAAGGGAACGGCAGAAGAAGCGGCTAATGTGTATGCTTTTCTAGCTTCTGAAGAAGCTACTTTTGTTACAGGTAGTTTGTACAAAGTCGATGGTGCCATGACTCTAACTACTGGCTTGGTAGGCGAAAAAGCTTCCGACGAAGTTAAAGAGAACCCAAAAGGTAAACTCATGCTAAAGCATGAAGTAGAGCCAGAGCAGACGTACACAGTTTAA
- a CDS encoding PorP/SprF family type IX secretion system membrane protein translates to MLKNTLFLLFLKLWLINHYGHAQHFSDYADKFNLFYKNYPLINPASIGANTNLGIHSGYRTLTGVFSQVNTYYTSANANVNVSENGQKHVLGLTLFGDKEGEYFRRSRSYLNYAFHLELSENTFISAGTSLGFVSYNYRSSTAGVSGSDISFTGNTGLWLYGDNFHFGASINDFPNATLRPIDEETTLFRHYLFTGDYTFTLNHQLKIMPMAAITLASQNYYSINSGLVFIMQDKLSAGTMYRLHQGYVFLVGLEDIDLFSGNFNLTFSYMVSQAQSVNIPANTIELALNFLIAK, encoded by the coding sequence ATGCTAAAAAACACCCTATTCTTACTGTTTTTAAAGTTATGGCTCATAAACCATTATGGACATGCGCAGCATTTTTCAGATTATGCAGACAAGTTCAATTTATTTTATAAAAATTATCCTTTAATAAACCCAGCTAGTATTGGAGCAAACACCAATCTAGGCATTCATTCTGGTTACAGAACGCTAACGGGGGTCTTTTCTCAAGTCAATACTTATTACACCAGCGCGAATGCCAACGTAAATGTATCTGAGAACGGCCAAAAGCATGTTTTAGGTCTTACCCTTTTTGGAGATAAAGAAGGAGAATACTTTAGAAGGTCTCGCAGCTATTTGAATTACGCTTTTCATTTAGAACTATCAGAAAATACGTTTATATCCGCAGGCACATCTTTAGGTTTTGTAAGTTATAATTATAGAAGCTCTACCGCAGGCGTTAGTGGCAGTGATATTTCTTTTACCGGAAATACTGGTTTATGGCTTTACGGTGACAATTTTCACTTTGGCGCTTCTATTAATGACTTTCCCAATGCTACCCTAAGACCCATTGATGAGGAAACTACACTCTTCCGCCACTATCTCTTCACTGGTGATTACACCTTTACGCTCAACCATCAATTAAAAATTATGCCAATGGCAGCTATTACTTTAGCGAGTCAAAACTACTATTCCATAAATTCCGGCCTTGTATTTATAATGCAGGACAAGTTATCTGCTGGCACTATGTACAGACTTCATCAAGGTTATGTATTCTTAGTAGGTTTAGAAGATATAGATTTATTTTCAGGAAACTTTAACCTTACCTTTTCATATATGGTTTCTCAAGCCCAATCAGTAAATATTCCAGCAAACACCATTGAACTGGCATTAAATTTTTTAATAGCAAAATAA
- a CDS encoding gliding motility-associated C-terminal domain-containing protein, which translates to MNPRYQHTEDIDNYLNGRMSEEEKKTFEQRLDSDPDFSLEVEAQRIANQMIIGSELMELKEQMRKDLRNKPSGFKYTRFFLPLLITLLGLGAYVYLGSGETITDSSGGAPIKTMQYHDLKTILEDLETRGSINSVNGPVEESPHLLVEVKKHTVDSITSISKSKNQPVDTIAKATIEEVTNIAEPSNNSDIDTTGHQKMEDTLSTEGSPKESVSQEEVDLCASIDISGRVEVKETCSGENSGEIEIVSTSLTGGKSPYHFSLNDTSAFKDYGNFAYLHAGNYSIYVKDANGCVSLLAEDIEVSEKDCRNNLDLTFAPSREYSIKVPVKDNASATFKVFSKTGALVYQSRVGNGGVDEWDGNDLSGRAVSSGYYIFILEYMDGKTEQGSITIMR; encoded by the coding sequence ATGAACCCTAGGTATCAACATACTGAAGATATAGACAATTACTTAAATGGAAGAATGTCCGAAGAGGAAAAGAAAACTTTTGAACAAAGGCTTGATTCCGACCCGGATTTCTCCTTAGAAGTTGAGGCGCAGCGTATTGCCAATCAAATGATTATTGGCAGTGAATTAATGGAACTTAAAGAGCAAATGCGTAAAGATTTACGTAATAAGCCTTCTGGCTTCAAGTATACCAGATTTTTTCTTCCTCTTCTCATTACCTTATTGGGTTTGGGGGCTTATGTATATTTAGGTAGCGGTGAAACAATCACAGATAGTAGTGGGGGTGCCCCTATAAAAACAATGCAATACCACGATCTGAAAACTATATTGGAAGATCTTGAGACTAGAGGGAGTATAAATTCAGTAAATGGACCTGTAGAAGAAAGTCCGCATCTTTTAGTAGAGGTTAAAAAGCATACGGTGGATAGTATAACATCTATCAGTAAATCTAAAAATCAACCTGTTGATACTATAGCAAAAGCCACCATTGAAGAAGTGACGAATATAGCTGAACCCTCAAACAATTCTGATATCGATACCACGGGACATCAAAAAATGGAGGATACTTTAAGTACTGAAGGCTCGCCAAAAGAATCAGTAAGCCAAGAAGAGGTAGATCTTTGTGCGTCTATAGACATTTCTGGCAGGGTGGAGGTTAAGGAAACTTGTAGTGGAGAAAATTCTGGAGAAATTGAAATTGTATCAACAAGTTTGACCGGTGGCAAATCGCCTTACCACTTTAGTTTAAATGATACGTCTGCTTTCAAAGATTATGGGAATTTTGCTTATTTACATGCTGGTAACTATAGCATTTATGTAAAAGACGCAAATGGATGCGTTAGTCTTTTGGCAGAAGACATAGAGGTATCAGAGAAAGACTGCCGGAATAATTTAGATTTAACATTTGCTCCATCAAGGGAATACTCTATTAAGGTGCCAGTAAAAGACAATGCTTCTGCCACCTTTAAAGTGTTTTCTAAAACTGGCGCTTTGGTTTATCAATCTAGGGTAGGCAATGGAGGAGTTGATGAATGGGATGGCAATGACCTGAGCGGAAGAGCTGTTTCTTCAGGATATTATATTTTTATTTTAGAATATATGGACGGTAAAACAGAGCAAGGTTCTATTACCATAATGAGATAG
- the rho gene encoding transcription termination factor Rho, with the protein MYNIEELEVRLLSELKEIAEEMGIDNYKKLQKKDLIYKILDQQAVMPESQIPEKKTRTATKARQEVTQEAGEERVRRPRVKRVNVKQMDPSDADILAAENGNGDEDIKPKAKEKEKENPTSKEPTGEKEQKEIREASSGSSRGRRNSSSAQQNASIREFDGIIVNSGVLEIMQDGYGFLRSADYNFLASPDDIYVSPSQIKLFNLKTGDTVKGQIRPPKEGEKYFALLRVESVNGKTTEEIRDRIPFEYLTPLFPNERLNLSTRNNQLSTRILDLFAPIGKGQRGMIVAQPKTGKTVLLKEIANAIAENHPEVHLMILLIDERPEEVTDMARNVKAEVISSTFDETADRHVKIASIVLEKAKRMVECGHDVVVLLDSITRLARAYNTVVPSSGKILSGGVDANALHKPKRFFGAARNVEHGGSLTIIATALIETGSKMDEVIFEEFKGTGNMELQLDRKLSNKRVYPAIDVPASGTRREDLLMDKDELSRVWILRKFMSDMTSMEAMEFLIDRMKNTKDNSEFLVSMNN; encoded by the coding sequence ATGTATAACATTGAAGAATTAGAAGTGCGGCTATTATCCGAGCTGAAGGAGATAGCTGAGGAAATGGGGATTGATAATTATAAAAAGTTACAGAAGAAAGATCTTATTTATAAGATACTCGATCAGCAGGCTGTGATGCCAGAGAGCCAAATCCCAGAGAAAAAAACCAGAACAGCTACAAAAGCACGCCAAGAGGTTACCCAAGAAGCAGGCGAAGAAAGAGTTAGGAGACCGCGGGTGAAAAGGGTGAATGTAAAACAAATGGATCCTTCTGATGCAGATATCTTGGCTGCTGAAAATGGTAATGGAGACGAAGACATCAAACCTAAGGCAAAAGAGAAAGAAAAGGAAAACCCAACCAGTAAAGAACCTACTGGCGAGAAGGAGCAGAAAGAAATCAGGGAAGCATCATCGGGGTCAAGTAGGGGGCGTCGCAATTCTTCATCCGCACAGCAAAATGCAAGCATTCGTGAATTTGATGGTATTATAGTTAACTCAGGTGTTCTGGAAATTATGCAGGATGGATACGGTTTCCTTCGCTCTGCAGATTATAATTTCCTCGCCAGCCCTGATGATATTTATGTTTCTCCTTCTCAAATCAAGTTATTTAACTTAAAAACCGGAGATACAGTAAAAGGGCAGATAAGACCTCCAAAAGAAGGAGAAAAATATTTCGCCTTGTTAAGGGTTGAAAGTGTTAACGGAAAGACTACAGAAGAAATTCGTGACCGCATACCTTTTGAATACCTTACCCCACTTTTCCCTAATGAAAGATTAAACTTAAGCACACGCAACAATCAACTTTCTACCCGTATACTGGATCTTTTTGCCCCTATAGGTAAAGGTCAAAGAGGTATGATTGTAGCCCAGCCAAAGACTGGTAAAACAGTTCTTCTGAAAGAAATTGCCAACGCAATTGCAGAAAATCATCCAGAAGTTCATTTAATGATCCTTTTGATCGATGAGAGACCGGAAGAAGTAACTGATATGGCCAGAAATGTTAAGGCTGAAGTTATCTCATCTACTTTTGATGAAACAGCAGACAGACATGTGAAGATTGCCAGCATTGTTTTGGAAAAAGCAAAAAGAATGGTAGAGTGTGGACATGATGTTGTTGTCCTGCTAGACTCTATTACCAGGCTTGCCAGGGCTTATAACACAGTTGTACCTTCTTCAGGAAAAATACTTTCTGGTGGTGTTGATGCCAATGCCTTGCATAAACCTAAAAGGTTTTTCGGAGCGGCTAGAAATGTCGAGCATGGAGGTTCATTGACTATTATAGCCACTGCCCTTATTGAAACCGGTTCTAAAATGGACGAGGTTATCTTTGAAGAATTTAAGGGTACTGGTAACATGGAGCTTCAACTAGATAGAAAACTTTCTAACAAGAGGGTTTACCCTGCTATCGACGTTCCTGCTTCTGGTACTAGAAGAGAAGACCTGTTGATGGACAAAGACGAGCTTTCAAGAGTTTGGATCCTCAGAAAGTTTATGTCAGATATGACATCTATGGAAGCTATGGAATTTTTGATAGACAGAATGAAAAACACCAAAGACAATTCAGAGTTTTTGGTTTCCATGAACAATTAA